The proteins below are encoded in one region of Musa acuminata AAA Group cultivar baxijiao unplaced genomic scaffold, Cavendish_Baxijiao_AAA HiC_scaffold_1070, whole genome shotgun sequence:
- the LOC135666062 gene encoding uncharacterized protein LOC135666062 produces the protein MDNEASINRNQFDPEFTDALLRNPAGSTGSVEEEEKLYPEKSVTKVKPIEIIIFSKDDTCSVVKDMCIEEGSSSLEKVLLENKEVSEMSFSMINMNSDVNGQMTDNAAPATQDSKFISAVDKVVEEQNYSWSLSVAGEKPNTVDQVKSNSSVLKLSSELLLSAGESETDHNHVVPTSFDFSSDRRHCIDEANIEQNKIEDTCSTMTTLPFSDVEPDKSNVVKENSTSDMSKIMGDGCSITTHMISDVTVSNHSAAEGNPANSEMDVRVTDPTFESGAATTVKENRRGDRDSQEFVQVQNRSVSDMTVPDATTAPAQSLLYHSTHGDLNFSGPKASSGHIAYSGNISMRSDSSTTSTRSFAFPILQTEWNTSPVKMAKARKPRRWRMSLICCKF, from the exons ATGGATAATGAAGCTTCAATTAATAGAAATCAGTTCGATCCCGAATTTACAGATGCTTTGCTTCGTAATCCAGCAGGCAGTACTGGAtcagttgaagaagaagaaaaattatacCCAGAAAAATCTGTTACAAAAGTTAAACCCATTGAGATAATAATTTTCTCCAAAGATGACACATGCTCAGTTGTGAAAGACATGTGTATAGAGGAAGGTTCATCCTCTCTTGAGAAAGTTCTGTTAGAGAATAAAGAGGTCAGTGAGATGTCTTTTTCAATGATAAATATGAACAGTGATGTGAATGGACAAATGACAGATAATGCTGCACCCGCCACACAAGATTCAAAGTTCATCTCAGCAGTTGATAAGGTTGTTGAGGAACAAAACTATTCTTGGAGCTTATCTGTAGCTGGAGAGAAACCGAACACAGTTGACCAAGTTAAAAGTAATAGTTCCGTtctgaagttgagttcagaattaTTGCTCTCAGCAGGAGAGTCCGAGACAGATCACAATCATGTAGTTCCAACAAGTTTTGACTTCAGTAGTGATCGGAGACACTGTATTGATGAAGCGAACATTGAGCAG AATAAAATCGAAGACACATGCTCCACAATGACAACTTTGCCATTTAGTGATGTTGAGCCTGATAAAAGCAATGTGGTAAAAGAAAATTCTACTAGTGATATGTCAAAGATTATGGGAGATGGGTGCTCTATTACCACACACATGATTTCTGATGTAACAGTGTCCAACCACAGTGCAGCCGAGGGAAATCCTGCTAATAGTGAGATGGATGTTAGAGTCACTGATCCTACATTTGAATCTGGTGCAGCAACAACTGtcaaggagaatagaagaggagaTAGAGATAGTCAAGAGTTCGTACAAGTTCAAAACCGTTCTGTCTCTGACATGACAGTTCCTGATGCTACAACAGCTCCAGCACAAAGTTTATTATATCACAGTACTCATGGGGATCTAAACTTTTCTGGCCCAAAAGCATCTTCAGGGCATATTGCATACTCTGGCAACATTTCTATGCGATCTGATAGTAGCACCACCAGTACTCGCTCCTTTGCCTTCCCAAT TTTACAAACAGAGTGGAATACCAGTCCAGTGAAAATGGCCAAAGCAAGGAAGCCGCGACGATGGAGGATGAGTCTTATTTGCTGTAAATTTTGA
- the LOC135666058 gene encoding dof zinc finger protein 4-like, with product MQDFHPLPGRVFCGGGRAGAELRRLVGYPGAAVVQQQPVKCPRCESTNTKFCYYNNYNLSQPRHFCRSCRRYWTKGGVLRNIPVGGGCRKSKRPSSSSSKSSSKPPPAAADKEHQRRRLPSSASRCSSESTNLTVATTFAAPFPGQTLLNSQISISNPNPPFESPLQVDPPLCPAPEIFPDPAAGTVTAAPAEVIRLEFIGQTATSAPRSISGGGGGGLAALDWSGPVDPTLFDLTTTVDPTAYWNQSHWADADPTIYLP from the coding sequence ATGCAGGACTTCCATCCTTTACCCGGTCGCGTCTTCTGTGGCGGCGGAAGAGCTGGGGCCGAGCTACGCCGCCTCGTGGGATACCCTGGGGCGGCCGTGGTGCAGCAGCAGCCGGTGAAGTGCCCACGCTGCGAAtccaccaacaccaagttctgctactacaacaactacaaccTCTCGCAGCCCCGCCACTTCTGCAGGTCCTGCCGCCGCTACTGGACCAAGGGCGGCGTCCTCCGCAACATCCCCGTCGGCGGTGGCTGCCGCAAGTCCAAGcgcccctcctcctcttcctccaaatcCTCCTCCAAGCCACCCCCCGCCGCGGCCGATAAGGAGCACCAACGCCGCCGCCTCCCCTCCTCCGCCTCCCGGTGTAGCAGCGAGAGTACCAACCTCACGGTCGCCACCACCTTCGCGGCGCCGTTCCCCGGTCAGACGCTCCTCAACTCCCAGATCTCCATCTCCAACCCCAACCCTCCGTTCGAATCACCCTTACAAGTGGATCCTCCTCTATGCCCGGCGCCGGAGATCTTCCCGGATCCTGCAGCGGGTACCGTCACGGCAGCCCCGGCGGAAGTGATCAGGCTGGAATTCATAGGTCAAACGGCCACCTCGGCTCCCAGGTCgatcagcggcggcggtggaggcgggCTCGCCGCGCTGGATTGGTCCGGGCCGGTGGACCCCACGCTCTTCGATCTCACCACCACCGTCGATCCTACGGCGTACTGGAATCAGAGCCATTGGGCGGACGCCGACCCCACCATCTATCTGCCTTAG